From Dendropsophus ebraccatus isolate aDenEbr1 chromosome 10, aDenEbr1.pat, whole genome shotgun sequence:
ctgtattgcttcccagtttaACAGAGCTCCCCCTGTGACTGGGGCAGACCGGGGGTAACTGAGGGGCATTTGGGGGTGACtggatgtcagggcatgctgggagctgtagttatacacatacaggttgggggtagtagttatacacatacaggctgtcaggacatgctgggagtagtagttatacagaggctgtcagggcatgctgggagtagtagtcctacgcaggctgccagggcatgctgtgagtagtagttatacaaaggctgtcagggcatgcttggagctgtagttatacacaggctgtcagggcatgctggcagctgtagttatacacaggctgtcagggcatgctaggagatgtagttATACActggctatcagggcatgctgggagctgtagttatacacaggctgtcagggcatgctggcagcTGTAGtgatacacaggctgtcagggcatgttgggagctgtagttatacacaggctatcagggcatgctgggagctgtagttatacacaggctatcagggcatgctgggagctgtagttatacacaggctatcagggcatgctgggagctgtagttatacacaggctatcagggcatgctgggagctgtagttatacacaggctgtcagggcatgctgggagctgtagttatacacaggctgtcagggcatgctgggagctgtagttatacacaggctgtcagggcatgttgggagctgtagttatacacaagctgtcagggcatgctgggagagagGATTTCTCCTTGCTGACTCTCAGCAAGGCTGCTGTGCCGAGGCGGGGGACGGATATAAGGGCTCAGGGGgcgcaggtggcgcccccttcctgctgggAGTACACGGCACCCTGTGCAGCCACACTGCTCGCACACCCATAAGGCCGGCCCTGTGTTGGACATTTTTGTGCAAGCCTGTTTTTGTGAATTTTCACTAAACACTAAACTCAAAGAACCAATGAGGCAATTCTTTTAATTAAAATAGTTGTATAAGTTGATTTAATTAGACATTATTGACAAATGATCCTGTGATCTGTACATACATGATGTCATagcctgtgacatcacaggacatCACTTCCTCGCTCACTGACAGGAGTCCAGTCTCTGCACCAAAGTTTTCCTTTCATTATTAAACTAATAGCAGAAAATATCATTTAAAATACAAACATTATTCACACATTTAAATGGTTTATGTTGGCAAAGTGTCAAAAAGATTCGCTGACTTTTCTCAAGATAGACTATCAATATTAGATGGGTGTGGTTCTGGCTCCCGGTACCCCTGCTGCTGAAGGGCTGTGGTGCTTGTGCAAGCACCAGAACTTAATTTTTTCCCTGTGCTTGCCCCTGCATTGCTGTACTTTTAGTAGCAGTGGTGCAAGCTCCTGTATCTTTGTTCTATTCTAGTACTTTGCAACTGTTACTAAAAGTACAGTGATACAGATACAAGCACTggtaaacactagagatgagtaaaccctgagcatgcagcatttgattaccggtggctgaagaatttggatgcagtctaagaatatgtttacacacagtatttttgctcagtattttggtcttcatattgcaaccaaaaccaggagtggactgaaaacacagaaaggatctgttcacacacagccatttaatggcaaataattggcgttatttaaaaacattggccgttgttatgaaataacggccattatttgtcataaaatgacagccatccactaaatttcagcagtgtgtgaacatagcctttctgtgttttcaatccactcctggttttgtttgcaaaatactgagcaaaaatattgtgtgtgaacccagcctattgcaaccaaaaccaggagtggattaaaaacacagaaaggctctgttcacacaatggtgaaattgagtggatggccgccatttaacagtaaataactgccattatttcaatataacagccgttgttctaaaataacagcacatatttgccattaaatggcggccatccactcaatttcaacattgtgtgaacagatcctttctgtgtttttaatccactcctggataCAGgctgcatggatacagccataggccatatccctgttttccaggactgcctagAGCCGCATCCACCTTCctcagccactgataatcaatGGCCAcatgctcaagattcgctcatctccagtaaaCACTGAAGAGGTAGCAGCACTCTCAAACCGCCAGTGGCTGGGATTGGAGATACTGCTGATCCTTGCTGTTAAACCCCCTCATGCCGGTATTGTGGAGGCTACTAGGCCAGCTATTGTAGTGCTCCTAGTACAGCATGCTGAAGACATCGCCATACAGCACTGCAATACAGATATACTGCAGTGTTTTGTGCGAGTCCTCTAAATGGATTTAAAGAATAAAGCTGGGTTCATGCCCATGTAAAATAATACAAAGTCCCGGACTGACCACAGTCCTGATAACCAATCTCTCATGCTGTTTGTCCGCTTCTGGGACCTGGTGTTGTGACGTTGCAGGCCtgtccagccaatcagcagctgcagcggtgtcccacctcagttgctgattggctaagcaggcctgCAGCCTCACAGCCCCAGTACCCAGAAGTGGCCAAACAGCAGGACAGATTGGTAAGATACCAGCACTGCTGCTGGCGCCAGGGAGGTAAATGCACTTTAATTTTTTCAAACTACCTATCCCCaggcatatataaaaaaaaaaggctcctgCCCAGAGTACCTCTTAAGGTAAGAAGaatgtacaaaaaaaagttttgaaaaagtatttaaaaaaattataaaatctaGACAAACCTTTTGCCATTTATCATTCGGAAAAAAAAGTAATCATCATTGGAATTGCCACATTCAGAAACATCCAAACTGATAAAATATCACATTACCTATCCCACATTATGACCgccaagaaagaaagaaaaaaaaaaaattcagtaccGGGTCTGATTGAGTCCCAAAAGTCGTACTGACCTTAAAATGGTATCGATAAAAACAACAGCTCACCCTGCAAAAAACGAGCCCTCACATAGACCCAGAGATGGGGAAATTAAAAAGCTACAGtgtattttaatataaaaaaaaactgaacacttCTTAGAGACGCACTGAAAGTTTTGATAAATTGATCGAAAAGTGTTCATACCTCCACTGATACTAGAACGAATGGGGAGAAGCAGATGGCAGAATGCTCTGCTCTGTGTATGTGGCAGGAGATGGGCCCATACACTGTCTATAGGAGTCAGCAGCTAGGAGAGAACACACGTAGCGACatcttctcccagctatatctggCAATTAATGAGGGCctcagcactgagaccctgaccgatcaaaacattttatatatctttacaacatgtcaaaagttttttgtagtgACAGAAAACAATGAATCAGCCACTTTTCAGGTTGACTGCCTTGCTGGCTTCTAAAACCTGCGGATCATTGCATCATGGTTTTTAATGCTGAGGGATCCACTTCTGTAGCCTGTAGAGCTTCCCAGAGGCGCTGCATTGTTGCTTTACGGCCCATGTACTGTTTCCACTTTACCAGTCCCTCCATGGCTTGTGACTGCACACAGTAGGGATGTTGCACTTTACATTTGTAGAGCTCCACATGATCCAGTCCTAGATAACCAAGTACCTTCTCCCATTCGCCACCCAGCTGATGGGCCAGCAGGCTCAGCTGCTTATCGCTGGGGCAGACCTCCTTGATGTTATTAGGCAGATCTACTGGTTTTCCCACTGGATTCTCTTTGCATATTTGATCTAATTTAGTGCGGATCCATGGAAATTCAGATAAGGACTCCAAGAAAACGTCAAATGCCTTGGGTCCTCGGGTGGGAAGAACATCTAGAAGCTTCATAGCTCGCCTCTGACTGGTGGCCTGGGAGGTGATCTCCTCGAGCTGCTCGCTTGTGATGACACCTTCCTGAAACAAGTACTGAGgcaccagtccatcagccaggcccTGCGAGCACAGCTCGAGCCGCAAACTTCTCAGAATGTCCCGGTGCCTGGGATCCATCATTCAGCGCTGGTCCTATAGGGATACAAGCAGATCCGTCACTTATATTGTGTCTACACTCAgtatttggccatgttcacacactgacttttctattaaaataacagctgttgttttctgTCTTCAATCATTTCTATGGAGTCTatagaaacaatggccgttgaatagaataatggccattgttagcAGCGGCCGTCAAATTAAAGTTCAGGGCATTTATTGGCCGCTCTTATTTAGCGAACATcggccattattttaagttgttcacacacagatttttttttgggcCCGTccttttatcattttttcaacAAAATGGAATGGACCTTTAAAAATAACCACACCCAAAAAAGTGTTAAAAGCGGCCATCATTCAACCAAAACTTAAGTAATGTaccaatgcctgtcattgcaatgcCGGCCGCCATAGTATGTTAAACAACAggcattattttgagtatcaaatacttGAGTGAATGTTATTTTGGgtataaaatattttttgaaaatcgctgtgtgaacatggcctaaaggttcaTAAAATGTTTTGTGAGATTTATTGTCATTTAAAGGTTGGTAATACTGGCTCCACTAACACCCAGATGTACAAACAGTTCTTGTATAGTAAAAGGTCAATGGAAACCATTCATCTACACAGAACATTTCTGCAATGAACACCAGTCCAATTGGTGCGGATCCTCTGGAGGAAGTCATGTGGCACTAAAGAAATTATAAAGTGTAATGACTCTTATTAATAACAAAGGTCAGAATGGTTGGTCCTCATGGATCATACAATGATGGTGTATCCCAGCAAGGCAAGCACTGacactaaaggtccccatacacttaaatttttttattaaagtattgtattgcccgccaaaagttatacaaatcaccaatatacacgtattatgggaaatgcttataaagtgcttttttccctgcacttactactgcagcaaggcttcacttcctggataacatggtgatgtcacttcctggataaaatggtgatgtcacgacccgactcccagagctgtgcgggctgtggctgctggagaggatgatggcagggggacactgagggacacagggcactggagggacactgagcatccctctgccatcatcctctccagcagtcacagcctgcacagctctgggagtcgggtcgtgacatcaccattttatccaggaagagacatcaccatgttatccaggaagtgaagccttgctgcagtagtaagtgcagggaaaaaagcactttataagcatttcc
This genomic window contains:
- the LOC138802736 gene encoding death domain-containing protein CRADD-like, whose amino-acid sequence is MMDPRHRDILRSLRLELCSQGLADGLVPQYLFQEGVITSEQLEEITSQATSQRRAMKLLDVLPTRGPKAFDVFLESLSEFPWIRTKLDQICKENPVGKPVDLPNNIKEVCPSDKQLSLLAHQLGGEWEKVLGYLGLDHVELYKCKVQHPYCVQSQAMEGLVKWKQYMGRKATMQRLWEALQATEVDPSALKTMMQ